The Aliivibrio fischeri genome contains a region encoding:
- a CDS encoding GNAT family N-acetyltransferase, which translates to MIDTEYQNKGVGQTLIHHGLEVLKQEGVELVFTYGEPKFYERVGFEVISEEQFKSPIPLSYLYSWLAQSLNDEVLTYIPGRSKCVAALNNLRLW; encoded by the coding sequence GTGATCGATACTGAATATCAAAATAAAGGTGTTGGTCAGACGCTTATTCATCATGGTCTTGAAGTTTTGAAACAAGAAGGTGTTGAGTTGGTATTTACTTATGGTGAGCCAAAGTTTTATGAAAGAGTTGGTTTTGAGGTCATAAGTGAAGAACAATTTAAGTCTCCAATTCCTTTGAGTTATTTGTATAGCTGGTTAGCTCAATCTTTAAATGATGAAGTATTAACTTATATTCCGGGGCGCTCAAAATGCGTTGCTGCTCTTAATAATTTGCGACTCTGGTAA
- a CDS encoding methyl-accepting chemotaxis protein, with translation MYKNISIKNKLTLMFVVVILVMASIQTYMTGKQLMKETHRSVEQFSLAITQSSIAGIEKWIDGKVQILLATEKSFSYSDKPISYFAQAEKAGQFDITYAGLSTGEFYQSRNLPVPEGYDPRGRDWYLAAQSSSAPIVTSPYIDAGTGNFVVTIADSFNTDIYAGVIGADIGIQSIVADVLAVNQDGVSAYLVDKDGHFVAHQDHNMLQKSVSTLSDKLSVAGIEALSKSGSLSEAVINGKDVFITVAKEAISGWYFVTIIDKEHAFASVRSVISDSLFMVLLQLIIIAALAAYLIKQALSPLTLLSKAMEDLSKGEGDLTQRITVDSKDEIGQLAGHVNAFIDKLHSIIKDIASSSLELNSQSRLSTQMAGKTSEGLAIQVNEITQIAAAVHEMSATAQEVANNAQLTAESAVSSTESCEQGKQVIIRNQESIVNLANQVDNASNIIQELESNAQQINTILSTIREIAEQTNLLALNAAIEAARAGEQGRGFAVVADEVRVLSQRTHSSTDEIRHMIETLQRNTHSAVQSMDESKKFAQSSVDDASNATTALEEISYSIQQISDMAMQISNAAAEQRTVTDEVNQNIQSASDVSDQMSTEANNSQQLSEELREIATRLNNQVNLFKY, from the coding sequence ATGTACAAAAATATCTCAATAAAAAATAAGTTAACCCTCATGTTTGTGGTGGTTATCTTGGTTATGGCGTCAATTCAAACTTATATGACAGGTAAGCAATTGATGAAAGAAACACATCGGTCTGTTGAGCAATTTTCATTAGCTATTACACAATCCAGCATTGCGGGTATTGAGAAGTGGATTGATGGGAAGGTGCAGATCTTATTAGCGACAGAAAAATCGTTTTCTTATTCGGATAAACCAATTAGCTACTTTGCTCAAGCAGAAAAAGCGGGTCAATTTGATATTACTTATGCAGGTTTATCAACGGGTGAATTTTACCAAAGCCGAAATCTCCCCGTACCAGAGGGGTATGACCCAAGGGGACGTGATTGGTATTTAGCGGCACAAAGCTCATCAGCTCCTATCGTTACAAGTCCATATATTGATGCGGGAACAGGCAATTTCGTTGTGACCATTGCTGATTCATTTAATACCGATATTTACGCAGGCGTTATTGGTGCTGATATTGGAATCCAATCTATTGTTGCCGATGTACTCGCTGTTAACCAAGATGGAGTATCTGCTTATTTGGTGGATAAAGATGGGCATTTTGTTGCGCATCAAGACCACAACATGCTGCAGAAATCCGTTTCAACATTAAGTGATAAACTTTCTGTTGCTGGCATTGAAGCACTATCAAAAAGCGGTTCTTTATCTGAAGCGGTAATTAATGGTAAAGACGTATTTATCACTGTGGCAAAGGAAGCGATTTCTGGTTGGTATTTTGTCACGATTATCGATAAGGAGCATGCATTTGCCTCTGTAAGAAGTGTGATTAGTGATTCTCTTTTTATGGTGTTGTTGCAGCTTATTATTATCGCAGCATTAGCAGCATACTTGATAAAACAAGCTCTATCTCCACTTACGTTGTTAAGCAAAGCAATGGAAGATTTATCTAAAGGTGAAGGGGATTTAACACAACGCATCACGGTTGATTCAAAAGATGAAATTGGTCAATTAGCCGGTCATGTAAATGCTTTTATTGATAAATTACATTCAATTATTAAAGACATTGCTTCTTCTTCGTTAGAGTTAAACTCTCAATCAAGATTAAGTACTCAAATGGCAGGTAAAACCAGCGAAGGTTTAGCGATTCAGGTAAATGAAATTACACAAATTGCCGCAGCGGTTCATGAAATGTCAGCTACCGCTCAAGAAGTTGCTAATAATGCACAATTAACGGCTGAATCAGCAGTGAGCTCTACAGAAAGTTGTGAGCAAGGAAAGCAGGTTATTATTCGCAACCAAGAGTCTATCGTGAACCTAGCTAATCAAGTTGATAATGCATCAAACATTATTCAAGAGTTAGAGAGCAACGCTCAGCAAATAAATACTATTCTTTCAACGATCAGAGAAATTGCAGAACAAACTAATTTGTTGGCGTTGAATGCTGCAATTGAAGCGGCGAGAGCTGGAGAGCAAGGTCGAGGTTTTGCAGTAGTGGCAGATGAAGTCCGAGTGTTATCGCAACGTACTCATAGCTCAACAGATGAAATCCGCCACATGATTGAAACCTTACAACGAAATACTCATTCAGCAGTTCAGAGTATGGATGAGAGTAAGAAGTTTGCTCAATCAAGTGTTGATGATGCGAGTAATGCGACCACAGCGTTAGAAGAAATATCTTACTCTATTCAACAAATATCAGACATGGCGATGCAAATTTCTAACGCAGCAGCAGAGCAAAGAACTGTAACCGATGAAGTAAACCAAAACATTCAATCGGCGAGCGATGTATCTGATCAAATGTCGACAGAAGCAAACAATTCACAACAATTATCCGAAGAATTACGTGAAATAGCGACTCGTTTGAACAATCAAGTGAACTTGTTTAAGTATTAA
- a CDS encoding ABC transporter permease, producing the protein MKSMNRMKAIMMKEIRQLSRDKLTFGMVIMIPLIQLLLFGYAINTDIRDIPVAVVDQSESTLGRLITESVKVTQVVSIKQYYPTVEEAEKAIQQGVVRAALVLPKDITQRVMQKRELGQWIVDGSDTMISAAILSLQTMPLADLDFDVRNTAKAKTFEVTLFYNPSRRSAVNIVPGLLGVILTMTMVLFTSSAIVRERERGNLELLITTPIRSFELMVAKIIPYIFVGLIQVLIILGLGYAIFDVPINGSLSQILFGTLLFISASLTLGLVISTIAKTQLQAMQMTIFILLPSILLSGFMFPYEGMPVIAQWIAEILPATHFMRLIRGIVLRGADLMDLWRDTIWMIVFTLIGLFVASKRFKKSLD; encoded by the coding sequence ATGAAATCAATGAATCGCATGAAAGCCATCATGATGAAAGAAATACGCCAGCTATCTAGAGATAAGTTGACGTTCGGAATGGTTATTATGATCCCATTAATTCAATTGTTGTTGTTTGGCTATGCCATTAACACGGATATTAGGGATATTCCGGTCGCTGTTGTCGATCAAAGTGAGAGCACATTAGGACGCTTAATTACGGAGTCAGTTAAAGTAACTCAAGTGGTTAGTATAAAGCAGTATTATCCTACGGTTGAAGAGGCTGAAAAGGCGATTCAACAAGGTGTGGTTCGTGCTGCTTTAGTCTTACCAAAAGACATCACTCAACGAGTCATGCAGAAAAGAGAACTTGGCCAATGGATCGTTGATGGCTCAGATACCATGATCAGTGCTGCTATTTTATCATTACAAACTATGCCATTGGCTGATTTGGATTTTGATGTAAGAAATACGGCAAAAGCCAAAACATTTGAAGTTACTTTGTTTTATAACCCTAGTCGACGCTCTGCAGTTAATATCGTTCCTGGTTTATTGGGCGTTATATTAACCATGACCATGGTGCTTTTTACTAGCTCTGCAATTGTTAGAGAGCGTGAAAGAGGCAATTTAGAGTTATTGATCACCACTCCGATCCGCTCATTTGAACTCATGGTCGCAAAAATTATCCCTTATATCTTTGTCGGCTTAATTCAAGTTTTGATCATTCTTGGTTTAGGTTACGCTATTTTTGATGTACCTATTAATGGTTCGTTATCACAAATATTATTTGGAACATTGTTATTTATATCAGCAAGTTTGACGCTTGGCTTGGTAATCTCAACAATAGCAAAAACACAGTTACAAGCGATGCAAATGACGATATTTATACTCCTTCCATCTATATTGTTATCTGGTTTTATGTTTCCGTACGAAGGTATGCCTGTCATCGCTCAATGGATAGCAGAGATATTACCCGCAACTCACTTTATGCGGTTGATTAGAGGTATCGTATTAAGAGGGGCTGATTTAATGGACTTATGGCGTGACACGATTTGGATGATAGTGTTTACATTAATAGGGCTGTTTGTCGCGTCTAAACGGTTTAAGAAATCATTGGATTGA
- a CDS encoding LuxR C-terminal-related transcriptional regulator, translating into MHTAFESLLISQSNRLLKCEPSLFEITWRECAVEALELFDIDRLSLFPNSLILFNEGKLINAQKPGIAEVQRAKYSNKKPTEYLKLLSSSKQIITFSAYELRNSNLEVLRSLYQDGARWHCIIPLSMHGKVWGAATLGRLEQAEKEIDDIQINRLKMLCEMWLCYWQHSVLTRNLQSEEQRHINEGEQLLLLSKKQTIILNLLATGHSAKECAEKLNLSPRTVESHKYRMLTTLQLENHSELMQFALRNDLGKKYNP; encoded by the coding sequence ATGCATACTGCTTTTGAATCATTGTTAATATCTCAATCTAATCGGTTACTAAAATGCGAGCCATCCTTATTCGAAATTACATGGAGAGAATGCGCAGTTGAAGCTTTAGAACTTTTTGACATTGATAGATTATCCCTTTTTCCCAACTCTCTTATTCTATTCAATGAAGGAAAGCTCATTAATGCCCAAAAACCGGGTATTGCTGAAGTCCAAAGAGCAAAGTATTCAAATAAAAAACCAACAGAATATTTAAAGCTGCTCTCTTCTTCTAAACAAATCATCACCTTTTCTGCTTATGAACTGAGAAATAGCAACTTAGAGGTTTTACGTTCTCTTTATCAAGATGGAGCTAGGTGGCATTGCATCATCCCTCTATCGATGCACGGTAAAGTGTGGGGAGCAGCAACACTAGGACGCTTAGAGCAAGCAGAAAAAGAAATCGATGATATACAAATAAATCGTTTAAAAATGCTGTGTGAAATGTGGTTATGCTATTGGCAGCACTCTGTACTTACCCGCAACTTACAAAGTGAAGAACAACGTCATATTAATGAAGGTGAACAACTGCTATTACTCAGTAAGAAACAGACGATTATTCTTAACTTACTTGCGACAGGTCATTCAGCAAAAGAGTGTGCAGAGAAGCTAAACCTTAGCCCTAGAACCGTTGAATCACATAAATATAGAATGCTGACAACACTTCAATTAGAAAATCACTCTGAGCTGATGCAGTTTGCATTACGTAATGATTTAGGGAAAAAATATAATCCTTAA
- a CDS encoding nitroreductase family protein, giving the protein MTHPIIADLNSRYTAKKYDATKRISAEDMDVIKEAIRLSASSINSQPWKFIVLESEEAKERFHGTFANMFEFNQPHAKEASHTILFAHNPNYTKDQYRKVVDAEVASGHLPAERYNDMLDGAFGFVELNTNEAGFNGNWTKAQSYIALGNTLHTLARMGIASTSMEGVDSALIGEEFKDELDGYVCDFALALGYHKDGEDYNHGLPKARLPMEDVITTL; this is encoded by the coding sequence ATGACTCACCCAATTATTGCTGATTTAAATTCTCGTTATACTGCTAAAAAATACGACGCAACAAAGCGCATTTCAGCAGAAGATATGGACGTAATTAAAGAAGCGATTCGTCTATCTGCATCTTCAATTAACTCTCAGCCTTGGAAGTTCATTGTTCTTGAGAGTGAAGAAGCAAAAGAACGTTTTCATGGTACATTTGCGAACATGTTTGAATTTAATCAACCACACGCAAAAGAAGCATCACACACGATTTTATTTGCGCACAATCCAAACTATACAAAAGACCAATATCGTAAAGTAGTGGATGCAGAAGTTGCTTCTGGCCACTTACCTGCTGAGCGTTACAACGATATGCTAGATGGCGCTTTTGGCTTTGTTGAATTAAATACTAACGAAGCAGGCTTTAATGGTAACTGGACAAAAGCACAAAGCTATATTGCTTTAGGTAACACACTGCATACTCTTGCTCGTATGGGCATAGCATCAACATCAATGGAAGGTGTTGACTCAGCATTGATTGGTGAAGAGTTTAAAGATGAATTAGATGGTTATGTATGTGATTTTGCCCTTGCTTTGGGTTATCACAAAGATGGCGAAGATTATAACCACGGTCTACCAAAAGCACGTTTACCAATGGAAGATGTGATTACAACACTTTAA
- a CDS encoding methyltransferase domain-containing protein: protein MYRISQLAELVGLSRTTLLYYEKLGLIKGERLNNGYRQYSEKDAQRLVLLQNLQAGGLTLKECQACLDAKVNREVLVERLEQLDQEIEQKQNSRQLLAALLGESSLTDWHESLDQLAPEAHIEWLMKQGFDEKQAMRLKWLSKDMNEHERYMQDFDLIFKELERWGPGSESDTLKALEKVLNKPTTLLEIGCGQGIATELFARYSDAMITAVDNEEFALKHLMEKMQQNGLEDKITTVCADMAKMPFETKSFDLIWSEGSAYIMGVQNALKAWKPLLSEDGVLVVSDLVWSTDKPSESALSFWKKEYPDMVSVSDRIKHAQQAGYEVIEHFSLSDAAWEAYYHPLIERLDTLKDKLIDSPVLIDFENEITAFKQRANEFDYEIFILRSR, encoded by the coding sequence ATGTACCGTATATCACAACTTGCAGAGTTAGTGGGGTTATCAAGAACAACCTTACTTTATTACGAAAAATTGGGTTTGATAAAAGGCGAACGTTTAAATAATGGTTACCGTCAATACAGTGAGAAAGATGCGCAACGATTGGTTCTATTACAAAACCTTCAAGCGGGTGGATTAACGCTTAAAGAGTGCCAAGCTTGTCTTGATGCCAAAGTGAACCGTGAGGTTTTAGTTGAGCGTTTAGAGCAATTGGATCAAGAGATTGAGCAAAAACAAAATTCACGTCAGTTGCTTGCCGCTTTATTAGGAGAAAGCAGTTTAACAGACTGGCATGAGTCATTAGACCAATTAGCGCCAGAAGCGCATATTGAGTGGTTAATGAAACAAGGTTTTGATGAAAAGCAAGCAATGAGACTGAAATGGTTATCTAAAGATATGAACGAACATGAACGCTACATGCAAGATTTTGATTTGATTTTTAAAGAATTAGAAAGATGGGGGCCTGGCTCTGAAAGTGACACATTAAAAGCATTAGAGAAAGTACTTAATAAACCAACGACGCTACTTGAAATTGGTTGTGGGCAAGGTATTGCGACTGAGCTTTTTGCTCGATATTCCGATGCGATGATTACTGCAGTTGATAACGAAGAGTTTGCACTCAAGCATTTAATGGAAAAAATGCAACAAAATGGTTTAGAAGATAAGATCACAACGGTGTGTGCAGATATGGCTAAAATGCCGTTTGAGACAAAGAGTTTTGATCTTATTTGGTCAGAAGGCAGTGCCTACATTATGGGCGTTCAAAATGCGTTAAAAGCATGGAAACCATTATTAAGTGAAGATGGTGTTCTTGTGGTAAGTGATTTAGTTTGGAGTACGGATAAACCAAGCGAGAGTGCCTTGTCTTTTTGGAAAAAAGAGTACCCAGATATGGTGTCAGTTTCAGATCGAATTAAGCATGCACAACAAGCAGGTTATGAGGTTATTGAACATTTTTCTCTTAGTGATGCCGCATGGGAAGCGTATTACCATCCCTTAATTGAGCGATTAGATACATTAAAAGATAAATTAATAGATTCTCCAGTATTAATTGATTTTGAGAATGAAATAACCGCTTTTAAACAGAGAGCAAATGAGTTCGATTATGAGATTTTTATACTAAGGTCTCGTTAA
- a CDS encoding ABC transporter ATP-binding protein, whose protein sequence is MTELAIQAKEVVKKFGDFTAIDGINLSVPKGSIYGFLGPNGCGKSTTIRTLTGLLSPTSGTVDVLGLCIPKESEALRLKIGYMTQKFSLYDDLSVEENLEFIGQIFGMEKQLLNARVSEQLATYGLDQLRKQRVSGMSGGQKQRLSLAAATMHNPELLFLDEPTSAVDPENRREFWEQLFDLSDKGTTILVTTHYMDEAERCHRLAIMESGIIRADGEPEELMANMGVNIVEVKANNLRALKAKLMACDEVRSAAQLGIRLRVLIHQHIDDPILWLRTNFNELKDAEMNIARPSLEDVFVTVTGKGRQ, encoded by the coding sequence ATGACTGAATTGGCAATTCAAGCAAAAGAGGTAGTAAAAAAGTTCGGTGATTTTACTGCGATTGATGGGATTAACTTATCCGTACCTAAAGGCAGCATTTATGGTTTTTTAGGGCCGAATGGTTGTGGTAAATCAACAACTATTCGAACCCTAACAGGCTTATTAAGTCCAACATCAGGAACCGTTGATGTACTGGGTTTATGCATACCAAAAGAGTCGGAAGCGTTACGTTTAAAGATTGGTTACATGACTCAAAAGTTCTCGTTATACGATGATTTAAGTGTTGAAGAGAACCTAGAATTTATTGGCCAAATCTTTGGTATGGAAAAGCAATTATTAAATGCTCGAGTTTCTGAACAACTAGCGACATATGGGCTTGATCAGCTACGCAAACAACGAGTATCAGGAATGAGTGGTGGCCAAAAGCAGAGATTATCATTGGCCGCTGCCACTATGCATAATCCAGAACTTTTGTTTTTAGATGAACCTACATCAGCGGTTGACCCTGAAAATCGACGAGAGTTTTGGGAGCAATTATTCGATCTTTCAGATAAAGGCACCACCATTCTCGTGACAACTCATTACATGGATGAGGCTGAACGTTGTCATCGTTTAGCGATTATGGAATCAGGCATTATTCGGGCTGATGGTGAGCCTGAAGAACTCATGGCAAACATGGGGGTTAATATTGTCGAGGTAAAAGCGAATAACTTACGAGCGTTAAAAGCAAAATTAATGGCTTGTGATGAGGTACGCTCTGCCGCTCAACTAGGGATCCGCTTACGAGTGCTTATTCATCAACATATTGATGACCCGATCTTATGGTTAAGAACAAATTTTAATGAATTAAAAGACGCGGAAATGAATATCGCCCGTCCTAGCTTAGAAGATGTTTTCGTTACCGTAACAGGGAAGGGACGTCAATGA
- a CDS encoding glycoside hydrolase family 2 protein, with product MSQISLNGKWILTSPAHSHLAIPMTVPGDNYHALYQAGVITNPYMGTNENEVQWVRECDWHLSQEFSLSPQEMSAASLILNLSRVDTLANVFINNELVLSSTNQFQRHRIDIKPFVKPGDNTISVHFSRVDEEALSRAKKLPMPIPWAVGNNQLPHMNLIRKTQCHSGWDWGICLMVSGIYDPIYIEVVKKIELSSIETAQIWYQGAVDLTVNVKHECIAGQAITVNFNDEIHTLISHESGETNTIFHIENPELWWPSGYGEQPLYSLTVELDEQTITKRVGLRQLELNNKNDEIGSAMEFVINGFPINSKGANWIPMDAMPSLESESRYRELLTSAKDANMNMIRVWGGGQYESDIFYDLCDELGLMVWQDMMFACSLYPSTDAFLKDVEPEIRQQIQRLKDHPSIVLWCGDNEVIGAIGWYDESKNNKTTYTVNYDRLNRNIAQWIAEEDPSRRFWTSSPCNGDMDFGDAWHNDNRGDMHFWDVWHSGKSFDAYQDIKPRFCSEFGFQSWPSFSEVKTFVPEEDWNVTSPTFEGHQKNGRGNSIITEMFTRYFRFPSNFEQMLYLSQVQQAIAIKTGCEYWRAISPICRGMLYWQLNDNWPVSSWSSIEYSGRWKQLHYHAKRFFAPTYVPFEETNSELRIRAVNDHRTEAHIDGTVYWMDFNGELLGKWAVNYTIEEDGNDVIWSLSKEKFQVSENNSFFFIEIEVNGESIQNTWFATPKLKQLTMKKAKINLIQSGTMLTLQSDHPAFFVHLEHDGKGRFSDSSFTLLPEKPVTIEYLGDDIETLKNTLRVYDLSNSY from the coding sequence ATGTCGCAAATTTCTCTTAATGGCAAATGGATACTCACCTCTCCAGCGCATTCGCATCTTGCAATTCCAATGACGGTTCCCGGCGATAATTACCATGCTTTATACCAAGCAGGAGTCATTACCAATCCATATATGGGAACGAACGAAAATGAGGTTCAATGGGTAAGAGAATGCGATTGGCATCTATCTCAAGAATTTTCTCTTTCACCACAAGAGATGAGTGCTGCATCTTTAATACTCAATTTAAGTCGTGTTGATACATTGGCTAATGTCTTTATTAATAATGAACTTGTTTTAAGCTCTACTAACCAATTTCAACGCCACCGCATTGATATCAAACCATTTGTTAAACCGGGTGATAACACGATTTCAGTTCATTTCTCTCGAGTCGATGAAGAGGCGCTATCAAGAGCGAAGAAATTACCTATGCCTATCCCATGGGCGGTAGGGAATAATCAGCTTCCGCACATGAACCTAATACGCAAAACACAATGCCACTCTGGTTGGGATTGGGGAATTTGCTTAATGGTTTCTGGTATCTATGATCCTATTTATATTGAGGTTGTAAAAAAGATTGAATTAAGCTCAATCGAAACTGCACAAATTTGGTATCAAGGTGCTGTTGATCTTACGGTTAATGTTAAACATGAGTGTATTGCGGGACAAGCGATTACCGTTAATTTCAATGACGAAATTCACACGTTAATTAGTCATGAGAGCGGTGAAACAAACACCATTTTCCACATTGAAAATCCTGAACTTTGGTGGCCTTCTGGCTACGGTGAGCAACCTTTATATTCACTCACCGTTGAACTGGATGAACAAACAATCACAAAAAGAGTTGGCTTACGTCAATTAGAGCTTAATAACAAAAATGATGAAATTGGCTCAGCGATGGAATTTGTGATTAATGGTTTTCCTATTAACTCAAAAGGAGCAAATTGGATCCCTATGGATGCAATGCCAAGTCTTGAGTCTGAAAGCCGTTACCGAGAATTATTAACCAGTGCCAAAGACGCTAACATGAACATGATCCGTGTTTGGGGAGGGGGTCAATATGAGTCAGATATATTCTACGATCTCTGTGATGAGCTGGGATTAATGGTATGGCAAGACATGATGTTTGCTTGCTCTCTTTATCCTTCTACGGATGCATTTTTAAAAGACGTTGAACCTGAGATCCGACAACAAATTCAACGCTTAAAAGATCACCCCTCAATTGTTCTTTGGTGTGGCGATAACGAAGTTATTGGGGCGATTGGTTGGTACGATGAATCTAAGAACAATAAAACAACCTATACGGTTAATTACGATCGCTTAAATCGCAATATTGCTCAATGGATTGCAGAAGAAGATCCAAGTCGTCGGTTCTGGACTAGCTCTCCTTGTAATGGCGATATGGATTTTGGTGATGCTTGGCATAATGATAACCGCGGTGATATGCACTTTTGGGATGTTTGGCACTCAGGAAAATCATTTGATGCTTATCAAGATATCAAACCACGCTTTTGCTCTGAATTTGGTTTTCAGTCTTGGCCTTCTTTTTCAGAGGTAAAAACCTTTGTTCCTGAAGAAGACTGGAATGTCACCTCTCCCACCTTTGAAGGACACCAAAAAAATGGACGTGGTAATAGCATCATCACTGAGATGTTTACTCGTTATTTCCGCTTTCCATCTAACTTTGAACAAATGCTGTATTTAAGCCAAGTGCAACAGGCTATCGCGATTAAAACTGGTTGCGAATATTGGCGTGCAATCAGTCCTATATGTCGAGGCATGCTCTATTGGCAACTCAATGATAATTGGCCTGTAAGTTCATGGTCGAGCATTGAATACAGCGGTCGTTGGAAGCAGCTTCATTATCATGCGAAACGCTTCTTCGCGCCAACTTACGTGCCTTTTGAAGAAACAAATTCTGAATTACGCATTCGAGCGGTCAATGATCATCGAACCGAAGCTCATATTGATGGCACTGTTTATTGGATGGATTTTAATGGGGAACTACTGGGTAAATGGGCTGTAAATTACACCATTGAGGAAGATGGCAATGATGTTATTTGGTCATTAAGTAAAGAAAAATTCCAAGTTAGTGAGAATAATAGCTTTTTCTTTATTGAAATCGAAGTTAACGGAGAATCTATTCAAAACACGTGGTTTGCAACACCTAAACTCAAACAGTTAACTATGAAGAAGGCTAAAATCAATCTTATTCAGTCGGGAACAATGCTTACCCTTCAATCAGATCACCCTGCTTTTTTTGTTCACCTAGAACATGATGGTAAAGGACGATTTAGTGACTCGAGTTTTACATTATTACCTGAAAAACCGGTAACCATTGAGTATCTTGGTGATGATATCGAAACTCTAAAAAATACACTCCGAGTGTATGATTTATCCAATAGTTACTGA
- a CDS encoding HlyD family efflux transporter periplasmic adaptor subunit, producing MRKILLGLACIVTLQACSPDKGDEALGTLERDRVTFSATSNEIIRALPVKEGSEVKVGDVLVQLDTKNQEAILAHAIANTAKAQAYLLRLTNGERPEDIASAQARVDQAKAQLIDAEKTYRRMVELVKKNLASQSNKDAALASRDSARAALNSANEEFSKLTAGARPEDIEQARAELDAMKAEAILQQQKLDELTIVATRDGILDNLPYNLGERVPVNGFVAVIQANRVPYARVYVPASYRVGFVPGKKFSVKVDGIDTPFEGTVRWVATDPSFTPYYALTEEDRSHLVYLAEVDLPESAALLPSGVPAQVKLSKD from the coding sequence ATGCGTAAAATACTATTAGGATTGGCATGTATTGTGACACTACAAGCGTGTTCGCCAGACAAAGGTGATGAAGCATTAGGTACATTAGAGCGAGATAGAGTGACTTTTTCTGCTACCTCAAATGAAATTATTCGAGCATTACCAGTTAAAGAGGGAAGTGAAGTCAAAGTCGGTGATGTTTTGGTGCAGTTAGATACCAAAAATCAAGAAGCGATTCTTGCTCATGCCATTGCGAATACGGCTAAAGCGCAAGCGTATTTATTACGTTTAACGAATGGAGAGCGCCCAGAGGATATTGCCTCTGCGCAGGCAAGGGTTGATCAAGCCAAAGCTCAACTGATCGATGCTGAAAAAACGTATCGTAGAATGGTCGAGTTAGTAAAGAAGAATCTTGCCAGTCAATCAAATAAGGATGCCGCATTAGCATCAAGAGATTCAGCCAGAGCGGCATTAAATTCAGCAAATGAAGAGTTTTCAAAACTGACTGCTGGAGCAAGGCCTGAGGATATTGAGCAAGCAAGAGCTGAGCTTGATGCAATGAAAGCAGAAGCCATTTTGCAACAACAGAAACTTGATGAATTAACCATTGTTGCTACTCGTGATGGTATTTTAGATAACCTACCTTATAACCTAGGTGAGCGTGTTCCTGTTAATGGCTTTGTCGCTGTTATTCAAGCCAATAGAGTTCCTTATGCTCGTGTTTATGTTCCTGCATCGTATCGTGTAGGCTTTGTACCTGGGAAAAAATTCTCTGTTAAAGTTGATGGTATTGATACTCCTTTTGAAGGAACGGTACGATGGGTTGCAACGGATCCATCATTTACACCTTATTACGCATTAACAGAAGAAGATCGTTCACATCTCGTTTATTTAGCTGAGGTTGACTTACCCGAATCAGCCGCTCTATTACCTTCAGGTGTACCTGCTCAAGTTAAATTGAGTAAGGACTAA